The proteins below come from a single Hyperolius riggenbachi isolate aHypRig1 chromosome 8, aHypRig1.pri, whole genome shotgun sequence genomic window:
- the LOC137528210 gene encoding C5a anaphylatoxin chemotactic receptor 1-like isoform X2 — MNTTDDYGEYPEHFWKEHKPEPHQIYTNDWVAIVMYAVVFLLGVPGNGLVLWVTIFDMKRTIHTVWFINLAVADLLCCLSSPVAIMDTVVEHWPLGLFACKVIPSLLLVNMYASVLLLTVISIDRCIMVLIPMWCHVNRTLKKAYVACVVIWFLAFLMSSPSFVFRYTNPDLRGDVTCGYNYVFVHKYKKKVEDFIGSSRFLLGFVIPFLVITVCYSLLLRRIMIRFNQCNKSLKVALIVIVGFFICWLPYHVVTVILATNESTSALFTATAKIHSSFIALAFVNSCINPVIYGYMGQDYKGKFRRSVSARLKVALEEDMDESSDKKSKSSSNTKNTEDTV, encoded by the coding sequence ATGAATACTACTGATGACTATGGTGAATATCCTGAACATTTTTGGAAGGAACACAAGCCAGAACCTCATCaaatttacaccaatgactgggtTGCTATTGTCATGTATGCTGTAGTGTTTCTGCTTGGTGTGCCTGGCAATGGCCTTGTTTTGTGGGTTACCATCTTTGATATGAAAAGGACAATACACACAGTATGGTTCATAAACTTGGCAGTGGCAGaccttttgtgttgtctctcatcgCCAGTTGCCATAATGGACACTGTCGTGGAACATTGGCCTCTAGGTCTATTTGCCTGTAAAGTTATTCCAAGCTTGCTGCTGGTCAACATGTATGCCAGTGTCCTTCTCCTCACTGTGATCAGCATTGACCGTTGCATCATGGTCCTCATACCTATGTGGTGTCACGTAAACAGAACACTGAAGAAAGCGTATGTAGCTTGTGTGGTCATATGGTTCCTGGCGTTCCTTATGAGCAGTCCTTCCTTTGTATTTCGCTATACAAATCCAGACCTAAGGGGAGATGTGACCTGTGGATACAATTATGTTTTTGTTCACAAATACAAAAAGAAGGTGGAGGATTTTATTGGCAGTTCTAGATTTCTATTGGGCTTTGTCATTCCATTCCTGGTCATCACTGTTTGCTACAGCCTGCTACTTAGACGTATTATGATTCGATTTAATCAGTGTAACAAATCACTGAAAGTTGCCCTAATTGTGATAGTTGGGTTtttcatttgctggcttccataCCACGTGGTAACAGTAATTTTGGCTACCAATGAATCCACGTCAGCATTATTCACAGCCACAGCTAAAATACATTCAAGTTTTATTGCATTAGCCTTTGTCAACAGTTGTATCAACCCAGTTATTTATGGATACATGGGTCAGGATTACAAAGGGAAATTTAGAAGATCTGTCAGTGCTCGCCTTAAGGTTGCCCTGGAGGAAGATATGGATGAATCATCTGACAAGAAGTCTAAATCATCAAGCAATACCAAAAACACTGAAGATACTGTGTAA